Proteins from a genomic interval of Pectinophora gossypiella chromosome 4, ilPecGoss1.1, whole genome shotgun sequence:
- the LOC126382392 gene encoding dolichyl-phosphate beta-glucosyltransferase, whose translation MDLLSLLSTLILYGIIAAITLLVLLSVILYVITKPYPEVERFKEEEYYNDPRTKNKLKLPSIKDPYEVHLSVVVPAYNEEERLPPMLDEAVEFLENRLKVLPSYKYEILVVSDGSKDNTVKVAESYAEKYGTEKIRCLELIKNRGKGGAVRLGIQSSRGAVILFADADGASKFEDLTKLEAALTDIVHNDLKTQPGPVGDSLAIVIGSRAHLEKDSLATRSIFRNILMFGFHFLVWLFTVKGIRDTQCGFKLFTRKAADICFQSLHVNRWAFDVELLYIAQKLNIPIAEIPVRWTEIEGSKVTPVLSWIQMGCDLGLIWLKYTIGAWKIRSEKVE comes from the exons ATGGATCTACTTTCATTACTGTCCACGTTGATCCTTTACGGAATAATTGCCGCTATAACCCTTCTAGTTTTG cTTTCAGTCATTCTGTACGTTATAACGAAACCTTATCCTGAAGTGGAGCGAtttaaagaagaagaatattacaATGATCCTCGAACGAAAAATAAGCTGAAACTACCCAGTATAAAGGATCCTTACGAAGTACATTTAAGCGTGGTAGTGCCTGCATATAATGAAGAAGAAAGAC tgcCCCCTATGCTAGATGAGGCTGTGGAATTCCTAGAAAACAGACTGAAGGTGCTACCTTCATACAAATATGAGATCCTAGTAGTCAGTGATGGTAGTAAAGACAACACTGTGAAAGTGGCGGAGTCCTATGCTGAAAAATATGGAACCGAAAAGATACGGTGCCTTGAGTTGATTAAGAATAGAGGCAAAGGAGGTGCTGTCAGATtg GGTATCCAAAGCTCCAGAGGAGCAGTAATACTGTTTGCTGATGCAGACGGTGCGTCAAAGTTTGAAGACTTGACAAAATTGGAAGCAGCATTGACTGATATTGTTCACAATGACCTGAAGACACAGCCGGGGCCTGTAGGTGATAGCTTGGCTATTGTGATCGGCTCAAGAGCTCATTTGGAGAAGGACTCATTAGCTACAAGGAGCATTTTTAG GAATATACTTATGTTTGGTTTCCACTTCCTGGTGTGGCTGTTTACCGTGAAAGGGATCCGCGACACTCAGTGTGGGTTCAAGTTGTTTACCAGGAAGGCTGCAGACATTTGTTTTCAGAGCCTCCACGTCAATAGATg GGCATTTGATGTTGAGTTGCTGTACATAGCACAAAAGTTAAACATTCCTATAGCCGAGATTCCAGTAAGATGGACCGAGATTGAGGGTTCTAAGGTGACTCCGGTACTTTCCTGGATCCAAATGGGATGCGACCTGGGCCTCATCTGGTTGAAGTACACCATCGGAGCATGGAAGATACGCAGTGAGAAAGTAGAATAa
- the LOC126382341 gene encoding uncharacterized protein LOC126382341, whose translation MNVTPENIIVNSCEYTPVYLIPSTSVTQTSSYIITPNNHDLQKPITDNLKTFYENSGNLESSLLSSPKPRILKKQTTNIVGNNLKLASFLLPKSECVSTVTVQTKQYSTVNLTPVNNVIVKPAVAQVAAVSAVNNTVESTNSIPTVPRVEIDRKIVRVGTIPNTTRTHYARSVPKNKPKEKIDSNVNPSKHTSVQLIKLGETYHSLNQLSEEQMKIVNKALKIFSDPEKIPKEPAYDPVTNTKFIYKVVSPRDLTVVGRNKVVVKKKQNEIKKPLDFKIDEESEAPVKKQNVIKKQKLTDAKITEESETPVKKQTIIKKQKLTDTKLTEESETSVKKQNEIKKQKLIDSKITEESETPIKKQNEIKKQKLIDLKIEEELDIPVEPKITRSGRTVKLPKQMRSGESPQKPKKKIGNVVNCFQCSAEFCSFYRLQRHYENYPTHIPARIHSNLFHCLQAIIKGGGDQANIFIQQLEQLIEKIKSLLPCLLKKIDGREGNVCTINDDIGRLFGMNAGKYNLNMDALNCVKDKDGHCIHNPAPKNNQFNSDVSKPSQLWLSKHKEEIANIEAEGEDCARINSVDKWPTVTKRILKLKQQKRKINAKKIRLASEGEQHIELGMEDLVTFSKPNEDSAINISPNDTLHEPKKEIVETQVQPVVEETVNSAISTDQSIKPKTHAQFRSTHFDIRSSPIKLPSALVRKFQLNPDKMSNFEVQILQPLESESENQQAQTNCDLEELLRDNVELQKDTDVHSELNFGTSKDWTLSAANESSDDSFMKSSILFDPTLTPAKNSGLIEPPLMQVAEDETDCLFDPLSKARQLVDATFKQSIEKSDELMAPSLLYGKDKSNSLFGTGQTLLHKKEDANGFYEPSMHVKPKCNSLIGSSVMQLKNKNFESALSRVKERANNLFDSSLLRSSNNSNDSDPLIHDKEESSFFDTGMSHINERQNNLFDSSLLDIKDVNNSLLGQSLVHDDKTDSLIDQSLTNSKVEGSSVNIDVNPDESPSLSNQGQSVLNFLDSLGNESLGLTYPETEIRNSAVDFQLDLFSFNNS comes from the exons ATGAATGTAACACCGGAAAATATCATTGTGAATTCCTGCGAATACACGCCCGTTTATTTGATACCAAGTACTAGCGTCACTCAG aCTAGTTCGTATATTATAACACCGAATAATCATGACCTACAAAAACCCATCACGGATAACCTGAAAACGTTTTACGAAAATAGCGGCAATTTGGAGAGTAGTCTGTTGAGCAGTCCAAAGCCGAGAATACTGAAGAAGCAAACCACTAATATTGTTGgaaataatttgaaattagCCAGTTTCCTGTTACCTAAAAGTGAATGTGTAAGTACTGTGACCGTTCAGACAAAGCAGTACAGTACAGTGAACTTAACTCCTGTGAATAATGTGATAGTGAAGCCAGCTGTAGCTCAAGTGGCTGCCGTGAGTGCCGTCAATAACACTGTGGAGAGTACCAACTCCATCCCTACGGTCCCAAGAGTTGAGATTGATAGGAAGATAGTTCGAGTGGGGACCATACCAAACACTACCCGCACACATTATGCCAGATCTGTGCCAAAGAACAAACCAAAAGAGAA aattgATTCAAATGTAAACCCATCCAAACATACATCTGTACAATTGATAAAACTTGGAGAGACATACCATAG TCTTAATCAACTAAGTGAAGAACAGATGAAGATTGTGAACAAAGCGCTCAAAATATTCAGTGACCCGGAGAAAATACCAAAGGAACCAGCCTACGATCCTGTTACCAATACCAAGTTCATTTACAA AGTTGTATCACCCAGAGATCTCACAGTTGTTGGCAGAAACAAAGTTGTggtgaaaaagaaacaaaatgaaaTTAAGAAACCTTTAGATTTTAAAATAGATGAGGAATCTGAAGCTCCAGTAAAGaaacaaaatgtaattaaaaaacaaaaactgacAGATGCAAAAATAACTGAGGAATCTGAAACTCCAGTAAAGAAACAaactataattaaaaaacaaaaactaacagATACAAAATTAACTGAGGAATCTGAAACTTCAGTAAAGAAACAAaatgaaattaagaaacaaaaattgatagattcaaaaataactGAGGAATCTGAAACTccaataaagaaacaaaatgaaattaaaaaacaaaaactgatAGATTTGAAAATAGAAGAGGAACTTGATATCCCAGTTGAG CCAAAAATTACAAGAAGTGGTAGAACAGTAAAGCTTCCTAAACAGATGCGATCTGGAGAATCTCCACAGAAGCCCAAGAAGAAAATTGGCAATGTTGTCAACTGCTTTCAATGCTCTGCT GAGTTCTGCAGCTTCTACCGCTTGCAGCGTCACTACGAGAACTATCCCACTCACATCCCGGCACGCATCCACTCCAACCTGTTCCACTGTCTACAGGCCATCATAAAAGGAGGCGGCGACCAAGCAAACATCTTCATACAGCAACTGGAACAACTCATTGAGAAGATCAAGTCACTGCTACCATGTCTGTTGAAGAAGATAGACGGGCGGGAAGGGAATGTATGCACCATCAATGACGATATTGGCAG ACTATTTGGCATGAATGCTGGTAAATACAATCTAAATATGGATGCCCTCAACTGTGTGAAAGATAAAGATGGACACTGTATACATAATCCAGCTCCAAagaacaatcaatttaattcTGATGTAAGCAAACCTTCTCAACTTTGGCTTTCTAAGCACAAAGAAGAAATCGCGAACATCGAAGCTGAGGGCGAAGACTGCGCAAGGATCAACTCAGTTGACAAATGGCCCACGGTTACAAAGAGAATATTGAAACTGAAACAACAGAAACGGAAAATTAACGCGAAAAAGATTCGGCTCGCCTCTGAGGGCGAACAACACATAGAACTAGGCATGGAGGATTTAGTTACATTTAGTAAACCAAATGAAGATAGTGCAATAAATATAAGTCCAAATGATACACTGCATGAGCCCAAAAAGGAAATTGTTGAAACTCAAGTTCAACCAGTAGTGGAAGAAACAGTGAACAGTGCAATTTCTACAGACCAAAGCATTAAGCCTAAAACACACGCACAATTCCGCAGCACCCATTTTGATATTCGTTCATCTCCTATAAAACTACCATCAGCGTTGGTGCGAAAATTTCAACTGAATCCAGATAAAATGAGCAACTTTGAAGTACAAATTTTACAGCCTTTAGAATCTGAATCAGAAAACCAGCAGGCACAGACCAACTGTGATCTAGAAGAATTACTTAGAGATAATGTTGAATTACAAAAAGATACTGATGTACATAGTGAATTAAATTTTGGCACTTCAAAAGATTGGACACTAAGTGCTGCCAATGAATCATCTGATGATAGTTTCATGAAATCGAGTATATTATTTGATCCAACATTAACTCCTGCAAAAAATAGTGGGCTGATTGAACCGCCACTGATGCAAGTAGCAGAGGATGAGACAGACTGTTTATTTGACCCTTTATCTAAAGCTAGGCAGTTGGTTGATGCTACTTTTAAACAAAGCATTGAGAAATCTGACGAGTTGATGGCACCTTCACTGTTATATGGGAAAGATAAGTCTAATAGTTTGTTTGGCACTGGCCAAACATTATTGCATAAAAAAGAAGATGCAAATGGcttttatgaaccatcaatgcaTGTGAAACCAAAATGCAATAGTTTGATAGGGTCATCAGTGATGCAGTTAAAGAATAAGAATTTCGAATCAGCTTTATCTCGTGTCAAGGAAAGAGCAAATAACTTATTTGACTCTTCATTATTAAGATCATCGAATAACTCTAATGATTCAGATCCCTTGATACACGATAAAGAGGAAAGCAGCTTCTTTGATACTGGCATGTCTCATATAAATGAGAGACAAAACAATTTGTTTGATTCAAGTTTGCTGGATATAAAAGATGTCAATAATAGTTTGTTAGGACAATCATTAGTACATGATGACAAGACAGACAGTTTAATTGATCAATCTTTAACAAACTCAAAAGTAGAGGGATCTTCTGTAAATATTGATGTAAATCCAGATGAAAGTCCAAGTTTGTCCAACCAAGGTCAATCAGTGTTGAACTTCTTAGATTCATTGGGAAATGAGTCATTAGGATTAACATACCCTGAGACTGAGATTAGAAATAGTGCAGTAGATTTTCAGTTGGATCTATTCTCTTTTAATAATTCATGA
- the LOC126382400 gene encoding nitric oxide synthase-interacting protein homolog — translation MTRHARNCTAGAVYTYHEKKKDAAASGYGTQSERVGKDSVKNFDCCNLTLQPCRNPVATKEGYLFDKEAILEYIITKKNEYTRKLKQYEKQLKKEEAEKNELAAAEKEANLIKFMNREKNISSSATKSESGPSTSSSVSNLANGKDKQLPSFWVPSQLPDAKVSKLQKPDPTVYCPISGKPLKMKDLIEIKWTLVNDPDDKKSLIAKENRYMCPVTHDILSNAVPCAIIRTTGHVVTMECIEKIIKKDWLHPLTGDKLKEKDIIPMQRGGTGYALTNQNLEGKNERPALQA, via the exons ATGACTAGACACGCAAGAAATTGCACGGCAGGAGCTGTATACACATACCATGAGAAGAAAAAAGATGCTGCTGCTTCAGGGTATGGCACCCAAAGCGAAAGAGTCGGGAAGGATTCCGTGAAGAACTTCGACTGTTGTAATTTGACTTTACAACCCTGCAGAAACCCTGTCGCCACTAAAGAAGGTTACTTGTTTGATAAGGAAGCTATCCTGGAATAcattataacaaaaaagaatGAGTACACACGCAAACTGAAACAGTATGAGAAGCAATTGAAGAAAGAGGAAGCTGAGAAAAATGAGCTTGCTGCTGCTGAAAAGGAGGCAAATTTGATTAAATTCATGAACCgagagaaaaatatttcaagCAGTGCAACAAAGTCAGAAAGTGGACCATCTACCTCAAGTTCAGTGTCGAACTTGGCGAACGGAAAAGACAAACAATTACCTAGTTTCTGGGTTCCATCACAATTACCAGATGCAAAGGTGTCCAAATTACAAAAGCCGGACCCTACAGTATATTGCCCTATCAGTGGAAAACCACTAAAAATGAAAGATCTCATTGAAATTAAATGGACTTTAGTAAATGACCCTGATGATAAAAAGTCATTGATTGCTAAAGAAAACAGGTACATGTGTCCAGTTACACATGACATCCTTAGCAATGCTGTACCATGTGCCATAATCAG GACAACTGGTCATGTGGTCACAATGGAGTGTATTGAGAAGATCATCAAGAAGGACTGGCTGCATCCACTCACAGGAGACAAGTTGAAGGAGAAAGACATCATCCCAATGCAGAGGGGAGGCACAGGATATGCTCTTACAAATCAGAACCTTGAGGGGAAAAATGAGAGGCCTGCACTGCAGGCATAG
- the LOC126382385 gene encoding ubiquitin carboxyl-terminal hydrolase 46 produces the protein MSICQDLGLNFQQRMGANISQLERDIGSEQFPPNEHYFGLVNFGNTCYSNSVLQALYFCRPFREKVLEYKAKNKRTKETLLTCLADLFYSIATQKKKVGSIAPKKFIARLRKEKEEFDNYMQQDAHEFLNFLINHINEIILAERNQSTLKVQKNTSGENVQCNGTLPQQNTEPTWVHEIFQGTLTSETRCLNCETVSSKDEHFFDLQVDVGQNTSITHCLKCFSDTETLCNDNKFKCDNCSSYQEAQKRMRVKKLPLILALHLKRFKYMEQYNRHIKVSHRVVFPLELRLFNTSDDAVNPDRLYDLVAVVVHCGSGPNRGHYISIVKSHGFWLLFDDDMVDKIDASAIEDFYGLTSDIQKSSETGYILFYQSRDASC, from the exons ATGTCAATATGTCAGGATCTCGGTCTTAACTTCCAACAGAGAATG GGCGCAAATATATCACAATTAGAAAGAGACATCGGGTCAGAGCAATTCCCACCGAACGAACACTATTTTGGTTTAGTAAAT TTTGGCAACACATGTTATAGCAACTCAGTGTTGCAAGCTTTATACTTCTGTAGACCGTTTAGAGAGAAAGTGTTGGAATATAAGGCAAAAAACAAGAGAACTAAAGAGACTCTGCTGACATGCCTCGCCGATCTGTTTTATAGCATCGCCACACAGAAGAAAAAAGTAGGATCTATAGCACCTAAGAAGTTTATTGCTAGATTGAGGAAGGAAAAAG AGGAATTTGACAATTACATGCAACAAGATGCCCATGAGTTTTTAAACTTCCTTATCAACCATATTAATGAGATTATTTTAG CTGAACGCAATCAAAGTACTCTAAAAGTTCAAAAGAATACGTCAGGGGAAAATGTCCAATGCAACGGTACATTGCCTCAACAGAACACAGAGCCCACGTGGGTGCACGAGATATTCCAGGGAACGCTCACCAGTGAGACGAGATGCCTTAACTGTGAAACCGTTAGCAGCAAGGACGAACACTTCTTTGACTTACAG GTGGACGTCGGTCAAAACACAAGCATAACTCACTGTCTAAAGTGCTTCAGTGATACGGAGACCCTTTGCAACGATAACAAGTTTAAGTGTGACAATTGTAGCAGCTATCAAGAAGCACAGAAACGTATGCGTGTAAAGAAACTACCCCTAATATTAGCGCTTCATCTTAAAAGATTTAAGTATATGGAACAATATAATAGGCATATTAAAGTCTCCCACCGTGTTGTTTTCCCATTGGAACTGAGATTATTTAATACG tcGGATGACGCGGTGAATCCCGATCGGTTGTACGATTTGGTGGCGGTAGTGGTGCACTGCGGGTCTGGCCCCAACCGAGGCCATTACATCAGCATCGTCAAGAGCCACGGCTTCTGGTTGCTCTTCGACGACGATATGGTAGAT AAAATTGATGCTTCGGCTATAGAAGATTTTTACGGCCTAACTTCAGATATACAAAAATCGTCAGAAACTGGCTACATACTATTTTATCAATCTAGAGACGCTAGTTGTTAA
- the LOC126382416 gene encoding 60S ribosomal protein L21 has protein sequence MTNSKGYRRGTRDLFARRFRTHGTIPLSTYMKVYKVGDIVDIRGNGAVQKGMPHKVYHGKTGRVYNVTAHALGVIVNKRVRGRIIPKRINIRVEHVKHSKCRQDFLKRVKENERLLKEAKAAGKVINLKRQPAPPKSAHIVSGLEKPVLLAPIPYEFVA, from the exons ATGACGAACTCCAAGGGTTACCGCCGTGGCACGAGGGACCTCTTCGCGAGGCGGTTCCGCACACATGGAACCATCCCGCTCTCCACGTACATGAAAGTGTACAAAGTTGGCGACATCGTTGACATTAGG GGCAATGGTGCAGTACAGAAGGGTATGCCACACAAAGTGTACCACGGCAAGACTGGCCGTGTATACAATGTCACAGCTCACGCTCTTGGCGTCATTGTTAACAAGAGGGTGCGCGGCAGAATAATCCCCAAGCGCATCAACATCCGTGTAGAGCATGTCAAGCACTCCAAGTGCAGACAAGACTTCCTCAAGCGTGTGAAGGAGAACGAGAGGCTGCTGAAAGAAGCCAAGGCCGCCGGCAAAGTGATCAACCTGAAGAGACAGCCTGCTCCCCCCAAGTCCGCTCACATTGTCAGTGGTCTTGAGAAACCAGTGCTACTGGCACCAATTCCTTACGAATTCGTAGCTTAA